The window GCCAAGCCAGTCTTGTGCCTTGGTACGGCACTTCTTGTCAGTGACATTATGAGTTCTGACTTTCTGAAACCCCAAGGCCCTTCGCCTGAAGGCTTCGTGCTTTCCAAGTTCCTGAAGACGGCCACCGTCAAGTTCATTCCAAAGTCCACTCTTTTGCTCTACATGAGCGAATATTATGAAAAAATCTCGATTATATTCTTCAAGTTTCTGGATGGTCTGAAGGAGACTTTGGGAGCTTCTGCCATTCTCGCGTTGATATTCTTCCTTAGCCTTCCCCGAGAAGGTCGCAGCAAGAAAATTGTTGATATAGTCGTTTCCATTTTCAAGCCATTTGTCGCTGAACACCACCAAAGTGTGGATACCGTTGGCTCCATCATTTACGGAGAGTTCAACGCCAGGAAGAAGGAAGACACCTTCACGCTTTGCCTTCTGGCGAAGTGTCTTGAATTCCTCGTGTTCGAATTTGTTATGATTAGTTATGACGCCGATAGATATACCTGCGTCCTTAAGAGCCTGGACGTAATCGTGAAAGAAGTGCTGCGGCTCGTTTGGATACGTGAACTCTTTGTCGGCATTAGTGTGAAGGTGGAAATCCGCTCTCAGCCAAACGCTGCCGTTGTCAAAAATGCCCATTGCAAGATCCTTGGTAGAGAATGAATAAAATTAATGTCTTCCGAACTATCAAGGGTTAAGCAATCATGCAACGTGTATTACATTATAGATACGATAATTTCTCATATCCAATGAGAAAAGCCAGCAACTGATGCCGATAAGGGGATGCAATTGCTGGCTTTGTGCATTTCCTACATAATGCCGTTTAAGGGGGGACTGCTTATCTGATGGTTTGAATTATGAATGAAAACCGCTGGATCGGGGTAATGCGCTTGGTCTCGCAGCGGTCGTTCCGGTGAAAGCCGTGACCGTAGTTGTGGCGGTGCGTCTTGTGGGGACGGAAGTGCGGATACTTCCGGTGTTCGGGCCGGTTGCTCATGGCGTGCAAGGGGGGATTGCCCGGCCGGGGGGCGTGACGGAATTCCTGATGTCCCCGCCGCTCCTGGGAGTACGCGCGTCCCTGCTTGTGTTGCATGGCTTGGTGTCCCTGTTGCCGGGAGTATTGGGGTCCGGAGTTGCGGTGGCTGCCGGGATCGGCCGAAGCCGAAGTGGCTAAGACGAGGGAACAAAGGGCCAAGGTGATGAGGATCAATCGTCGCATAATGTCTCCAGTGTTGGGGTTGTGATGACCAAGTTATGGCAAAGGATGTGCCACATATAATTCATTGAATTCAAAGGATATAATTACGTACGCTTTCGCCAGATGCGCAGTCTTTGCGCACGATTGCGCCCTGTTGGGACGCTTCCGGCGCGGTTGTTTTCCCGTTTGGGCATGAGAAAGGCCCGCACGGGGCGGGCCTTCGGGGGAGGGGATGGCGGCTTAACTAGTCGGCGTGGCACTGCTTACAGGATATCGGCACCGGCTTTCCGTCGCGCTTCTTCACGATCTTGTGGCAGCCCAGGCAACTCTTGTCGGTATTCTTGGCGTGGAAAGCCGAGTAAAAGGCGGTCGCTTCCTTCTTGCCGGGCTGGTCGTGGCAACCAGATGCGCTGCATCCCTTGATTTCCGACTTGCCGTCCCACGTGTGATGGCAGGTGGCGCATTCCATATCCGCCTTCACATGGCGGCCGTGGGGAAAGTCCACCAGACTCTTGGTGGCTTCCATGCCTGTGGGCGGACCGAGCTTGATATCGCCGGGAGCCGACGGAGCGGCCCAGGCCGAGACGGCCAGGCCAAAGGTGAAAAGGGCCATAAGGGTGATGACGATGCGTCGCATGATGCCTCCAGGGTTTTATTGGTTGTCGATTAAGACATGGCAAGGCGTGTGCCAGAAATAGTCGATTGAAATATAAGGAAAATAAATTTCGATCGGCGAGACCGAGCGCATAAGTTGCGCACGTACGGTGTACGGGATGCAATAAAGCCCGCGCCGAAGGCGCATAAAAGGGATGCAAGGGTGCGAGCCCTTGCCCGCCGGAGGCGAAATCATCCGACGATTGCCGCGGAGCGG is drawn from Desulfovibrio sp. Fe33 and contains these coding sequences:
- a CDS encoding cytochrome c3 family protein, with translation MRRIVITLMALFTFGLAVSAWAAPSAPGDIKLGPPTGMEATKSLVDFPHGRHVKADMECATCHHTWDGKSEIKGCSASGCHDQPGKKEATAFYSAFHAKNTDKSCLGCHKIVKKRDGKPVPISCKQCHAD